DNA sequence from the Pseudomonas fluorescens Q2-87 genome:
CCCTTCATGCTTCTTCGGGCGGCAGGTCGAGCAGGCGCCGGGCCATTTGCGCTGCGGCGCGCACCAGCGCATCGGTAATGCCTGGCTCCGAGGCGGCGTGGCCGGCGTCGCGGATCACTTGCAGTTCACTGTTGGGCCAGTTCTGGTGCAATTCCCAGGCATTGTCCAGCGGGCAGATGACGTCGTAGCGACCATGCACGATGACGCCCGGCAGATGGGCGATCTTGCCCATGTCGCGAATCAGCTGGTTCGGCTGGAGGAAAGCGTTGTTGGTGAAGTAGTGGCATTCGATCCGGGCGATCGACAGCGCGCGCTGCGGCTCGGAGAAGCGGTCGACCACCAGCGGGTTCGGGCGCAGGGTCGCGGTCCGGCCTTCCCAGGTGGACCAGGCCTTGGCCGCGTGCATCTGGGCGATCTGGTCGTTACCGGTCAGGCGCTTGTGGAAGGCGCTGAGCAGGTCGTCGCGTTCGTCCAGCGGGATCGGCGCGATATAGTCCTGCCAGTAGTCGGGAAACAGGCGACTGGCACCGGCCTGGTAGAACCACTCGATTTCCTGCGGGCGGCAAAGAAAGATCCCCCGCAGGATCAGGCCGTGTACCCGCTCCGGGTGGGTCTGGGCGTAGGCCAGGGCCAGGGTCGAACCCCAGGAACCGCCAAACAGCACCCATTTCTCGATGCCAAGGTGCTTGCGGATACGCTCCAGGTCTTCGACCAGATCCCAGGTGGTGTTGTTTTCCAGGCTGGCATGGGGGGTGGAGCGACCACAGCCACGCTGGTCGAAGGTGACGATGCGGTACAGGTTCGGATCGAAGTAGCGACGACTCTGCGCATCGCAGCCGGCACCCGGGCCGCCGTGAATGAACACCACCGGCAAGCCTTCCGGGGAGCCGCTTTCATCGACATAGAGCGTGTGGGTGTCATCGACAGCCAGATCGTGCCGGGCATGGGGTTTGATCTGCGGGTACAAAGTCTGCATTGCGCGCTCCGTAAGGGGTCGAGTCATCCCTGTGGGGACTTCTATTTAGTCTGCCGTCCGGCATCATAAACCCGAATGACATCAATGAGCATGTCCCCTGCGCAGTCAAAGCGTGTCAGCCAGGTACGCCAGCAGTGTGCGATACATCTGATCGACCTCGCGCACCTGGCCCCGCGCCCGTAGACAACCGTGGACCAGGCCTTCGCCAACATACAACACAGCGCCTGCTCCTGCGGCGTTCAGCCGCTCGCTGTAGAGCACGCCGTCATCGCGCAACGGATCCCATTGCGCCACGCCAATCCATGCCGGCGGCAGGCCGCTCAGGTTATCGGCCAGCAGCGGCATGGCGCCGGGCGACAAGGGGGCGTCGCCCAGATATAGCCGGTGATAGTCGTCAAGGTCGCGGCTGCTTAATAGAGGCGCATCGGCGCATTCACGGCGCGACGGCAGATGGGCCGGGCCACCAAGGGCTGGATAAATCAGCACCTGGGCCCGAGGCAACGTTTGCCCGGCATCGCGCAAGGCCAGGCATAACGCGGCAGCAAGATTGCCACCGGCACTGTCCCCCGCCACCAGCCGACGACGCGGGTCGATGGCAAAGGGCAAACTTGCCAGATGCCGCCACACCGCGAGGCAATCGTCCAGAGCGGCCGGAAACGGATGCTCCGGGGCCAGCCGATAATCCACCGCCACGACCAGCGCACCAAGAGTGGCGGCCAGTTCCATGCAGATGAAGTCGTGGGAGTCCAGGTCCCCCACCACCCAGCCGCCACCGTGCAAGTAGAGGATGCACGGCCAGCCTGGGAGCGGTGCCGCCGTTCGCGGGTGATAGGCCCGCACCGCCACAGCGGCCAGCTCGAAGTCCTCGACCACCAGCGTCTGCGGACGAGGCGGCGTGAACGCCCGGCACATCTGGCTGTAGGCCTGGCGCATGCCGACGAGGCTGTCGTCCGGGCTGCTGAAGCTCAGGGTTTTGTCGATGAAGGCTGACATCGCCTGGGAGAGTGGATAAGCCATTGTGGTTTTGCCCATGGGCTTAAAGGAAACGGCTCAGAAGCTTTTGTGGCGAGGGAGCTTGCTCCCGCTGGGCTGCGCAGCGGCCCCAAAATTTTGCGAGCACTACGCACTCGAACGGGAGCAAGCTCCCTCGCCACATGGATCTGCGATGCCACTAAGCGGCATCAAGGCTTGAGGCTGGCCTGGACCGCCGCTACGCCATCCTTGCCATCGAAGCTGGTCACACCGGACAGCCAACGCTGGAGATCTTCGGGGTGGTCGCGCAGCCATTGCCGGGTGACGTCCTGAGGCGTCTTGCGCTCCATGATCGGCACCATCAACTGGCTTTCCTGGGCTGCGGTGAAGGTCAGGTTTTCCAGCAACCGGTTTACGTTCGGGCAACGCTGGGCGTAGTCCGGCGCGGTCACGGTGGAGACGGTTGCGGCGCCTTCGTTCGGACCGTAGACGTCTTCGCTGCCGGTCAGGTAGCTGATGTTCATGTTGATGTTCATCGGGTGTGGGGTCCAGCCGACGAAAACCACGAACTCCTTGCGATTCACCGCCCGCTGCACTGCGGCGAGCATGCCCGCCTCACCGGATTCGATCAGCTTGAAGTCCTTGAGGCCGAAGTGGTTGGTCTCGATCATGGTCTTGATGGTGGTATTGGCCCCACTCCCCGGCTCGATGCCGTAGATCTTGCCACCCAGCTGATCCTTGAACCGCGCGATGTCGGCAAAGGTCTTGAGCCCTGCGGCAGCCACATAGTCGGGTACCGCCAATGTCGCCTGGGCATCGGCCAGGCTTGGCTTGTCCAATACCTTCACTTGGTTGGCGGCCAGGAATGGCGCGATGTTCTTGTCCATCGCCGGTTTCCAGTAGCCCAGGAAGATGTCGAGGCGCTTGTCGCGGATGCCGGCAAAGATGATCTGCTGCACGGCGCTGGTCTGCTTGCTGTCGTAGCCCAGCCCGGTGAGCAACACATCGGCCATGCCGCTGGTGGCGATCACGTCGGTCCAGTTGACCACGCCCATGCGCACGGCCTGGCAGGACGCCG
Encoded proteins:
- a CDS encoding choline ABC transporter substrate-binding protein, whose protein sequence is MKRLFKRCLSILCGTVILSAGAMAAEPASCQAVRMGVVNWTDVIATSGMADVLLTGLGYDSKQTSAVQQIIFAGIRDKRLDIFLGYWKPAMDKNIAPFLAANQVKVLDKPSLADAQATLAVPDYVAAAGLKTFADIARFKDQLGGKIYGIEPGSGANTTIKTMIETNHFGLKDFKLIESGEAGMLAAVQRAVNRKEFVVFVGWTPHPMNINMNISYLTGSEDVYGPNEGAATVSTVTAPDYAQRCPNVNRLLENLTFTAAQESQLMVPIMERKTPQDVTRQWLRDHPEDLQRWLSGVTSFDGKDGVAAVQASLKP
- the pip gene encoding prolyl aminopeptidase, whose translation is MQTLYPQIKPHARHDLAVDDTHTLYVDESGSPEGLPVVFIHGGPGAGCDAQSRRYFDPNLYRIVTFDQRGCGRSTPHASLENNTTWDLVEDLERIRKHLGIEKWVLFGGSWGSTLALAYAQTHPERVHGLILRGIFLCRPQEIEWFYQAGASRLFPDYWQDYIAPIPLDERDDLLSAFHKRLTGNDQIAQMHAAKAWSTWEGRTATLRPNPLVVDRFSEPQRALSIARIECHYFTNNAFLQPNQLIRDMGKIAHLPGVIVHGRYDVICPLDNAWELHQNWPNSELQVIRDAGHAASEPGITDALVRAAAQMARRLLDLPPEEA
- a CDS encoding alpha/beta hydrolase, with the translated sequence MAYPLSQAMSAFIDKTLSFSSPDDSLVGMRQAYSQMCRAFTPPRPQTLVVEDFELAAVAVRAYHPRTAAPLPGWPCILYLHGGGWVVGDLDSHDFICMELAATLGALVVAVDYRLAPEHPFPAALDDCLAVWRHLASLPFAIDPRRRLVAGDSAGGNLAAALCLALRDAGQTLPRAQVLIYPALGGPAHLPSRRECADAPLLSSRDLDDYHRLYLGDAPLSPGAMPLLADNLSGLPPAWIGVAQWDPLRDDGVLYSERLNAAGAGAVLYVGEGLVHGCLRARGQVREVDQMYRTLLAYLADTL